One genomic segment of Sorex araneus isolate mSorAra2 chromosome X, mSorAra2.pri, whole genome shotgun sequence includes these proteins:
- the LOC101539642 gene encoding LOW QUALITY PROTEIN: 60S ribosomal protein L37a (The sequence of the model RefSeq protein was modified relative to this genomic sequence to represent the inferred CDS: inserted 2 bases in 1 codon), with amino-acid sequence MAKRTKKVGIVGKYGTLYGASFRKMVKKIEISQHAKYTCSFCGKTKMKRXVVDIWHCGSCMKTVAGGAWTYNTTSAVTVKSAIRRLKELKDQ; translated from the exons ATGGCCAAACGCACCAAGAAGGTGGGGATCGTGGGTAAGTATGGGACGCTATACGGCGCCTCCTTCCGGAAGATGGTGAAGAAGATAGAGATCAGCCAGCACGCCAAGTACACGTGCTCCTTCTGCGGCAAGACCAAGATGAAGAG GGTCGTGGACATTTGGCACTGTGGTTCCTGCATGAAAACCGTCGCCGGGGGCGCCTGGacctacaataccacttctgctgTCACAGTCAAATCTGCCATCAGAAGACTGAAGGAATTGAAAGACCAGTAG